TACCAATCTTAAAACAATTATCAAGAGAATGGCCTGAAATCTTACAATGGGAGCAATATGGTAATTTGTTTTTCTGGTTATTATAGTTAGTGAACTTGGTAGGATTTTTTATGGGATTGTGGGTAGGTTTGGCCATCATAGCCATAAGGTTAGTAGGGGTAGAGGTGGAGATCATTTGGGGTTGTCATTCTTGCTGTTGAATCATAGAGAAAACTCGGTTAAGGGGTGGTAAAGGATCAACGAGCATAGTCTGGTCTCTTGTGTTTGAGTAAGAGTCAGACAATTCCATGAGAAATTGAATGACACAGTCTCGATCATAACGATCATGGAGGACTTTCAATTTGCCAGTCACAATTGGGAAGAGGATCACACACAACGAGCTCATCCGACAGACCTTTGAGACGACCAAATAAATGGCAACAGAGTTCTGACTCTGCAATGAACCAACTAAATCATGTTTAAGTTGAAAAATATGAGGACCATTTTGCTGAGTGAAATGATCCTTTAGTTCCATCCACAAAATTCTGGAATCATCAACTAAAGCAAGACTTGATTTCACAGAAGCACTTACAAAGTTTTGTAGCCAAGACAAACTAAATAGTTGTACCTCTCCCAAGCTTCGAGAAGGGGATCTAAGGAATCAATAGATATAAGAAGTGTGCCATTGATGAATCCAAGTTTGTTCTTCGCACGTGGAGCTCAGCTAACAACACGCGACTAGCTAACGTAATTATCAGCAGTTAAGAGGTCAGGACCAATATAGTAGTAGGGTTATCGTCATTCTCAATTCGAAATGGATTAAAGGGGTCGGAGAACTTTAGATATCGATCAGAGGTAGCTGTgtcctgctctgataccatgttagaaataGAAAGCAAGAAGAACTCGCAGCAGAACAAGAATTCTGGAAGAAGAGAAAAATGTATTCTCTGTATTGAATTCTGCATTTGGCAAAATACAAGCatgaatttatataaaaaatatcaaagaatATTATAACTTCCTATTTTACACGGAAAGACATTGTTACCCTTTACAAATAACAAACGAAATTAAAGAGGAATGTTGAAAATAGAATTGGCGGGATTTTATTCTTCAGCATCAACATCCTTTATTGTGCTGCTCTAGTTTATTCTCCAATAATTTGacaatttatttaaaattattactGGCAATGTTTAATTTGGAACTTTAGAGGGAACATTGAAAATGATCCTAAATTTTAAATGGAATTAAATGAAATAAGCCTTACCAGGGATACGTCAATGTGGGAGTGGCAATATTTTCATTCCTCTAGTTTGGTGCCGCCAAGGCGGGTTCGTAAGACATACCTAGGTTAGAGTTACGGGTTAGATAAAAAAAGAACAATAaaattcttataattattttacttaattattaaatttttaaatctcactTTTAGTGTTGTAAGAACAACCTTGTTGTACAtgaaattaatataattatttttctaataattttaaatttttttaaaaaaggttatGATATTTTCATTTAACCTACATTTTaaatttacaaattttattttaattttaattaaagataatatatataatagatgatttaacaaacactaattaatttcaaatgttaaataattgTGACAATAGCATACTAAAACATTGGAAATCATAaaattctttcttattttttgtaaaaaatagcTAAAagttaataataaaattatgaaaCATATAACTTGAACAAATATTATACTGTAATAGTTGATTTACTATAGAATAATGAAAACATATAaattaaacaaaacaaaaatattccTTTCAGACAAACATCTTATTATTAGAAATGAGATTTCCAAAAGTATCATTTCGTAAAAATATCTTTGATACTGTAAATCAAATAAACCCTTAGAGTAGAGTTTCAATTTTCATTAATGCTCGATAATTAAATTTTAGTATCAGCAATTACATTAGATTTATACTTAAATTACAATAATTTAAAAGTATAATAagtatatttaaataattataacaaataaagtaaaattttataactaaATAGTAcatttaaacaaaaataaaaaagaagataaattCCCTCCATGACCCATTGGACTTGAGCATCTTTTGGATGGACCTTAGAAGTTACAAGCGACGAGAAAGTTTAGAATAGTACGGCCGTGGAGAGCATCTCTCCCATGCGTTCCACATGGCATGtctctttgttttgttgttcttgGCAAATACACACCCCACAAGAAATTCTCCTCCCGTAAAAGGATTCCCTATTTGACGTCAAATTTATTCTACTACCAactaataattatttcaaaatacttctTTAACTACTTACAACtcttctaaaatatttttataattatatcaaatttatccttataactactcataattatttCAAACGATTCATATAACTATCTGCAACTATTCAAAATATtcttatactatttaattttcttattttaaaaaaatagaaaatcataAAGCATACCCATGACTAGTTACCATTCAACAAATAGCTTTAtgcacttaaaaatatttttaaaaaattaaataatagtcctgttctattaaaaaaattattaaaattttcaaaaatatttagaaTCACGAATTCATGATGACATGAGCAATGTTATCTCTATACTGCATTATCTAATTGAGCAAGGTGGGTCCGTTCTATTATAGGCGTGTGACATGTAACACGAtgctaaaaatttattttattaaaaatatattgggTGGGTCCATGTGGTAAAGGGGAAATAATTGatgaatataaaaatatttttattcattcCAATAATTATTGTATTTGTGAACTGAACGCAACATTGTTTTTGGCGGAAGTGGAGGAGGAAAAAATTTAGGAAACAAAGGGGAGGAAAAGAGAAATTGataattctatattttttttgtgGGCACACATTACCTATGTGCACCACACATTTAAATTTATTAGTTTTAGGagagttaaaaaaaataataatttatttaaaaattcaaaataaaaaataattcaataaaTTAATTTGATACCaatgatttttaaatattataattatacgATCAACTGTAAACTAAGGTACTATGAATTTCAAGAGTGGATTAGGatatatttatatactttttTTTCACAGAAAATCAATGCAACTTTATAATATGATTtgtctaaatttatataaatttaaatttaaattttgaattcatgtttgcaaaTGCTGGATAAGGGTAATTTTCAAAAGACGattgaagaaaaaaaagattGAAAATTGCCTAAGCTTCTTTTAGTTAAAAGTAGAAATTAatgtttgatttaaaaaaaaaaacacatctcAATTGTTATTTGTAAGAATACTGGACCATTTTAAAAAACATTCTAAGGATAAGGTTAAGTGAAATTGagttttgagttttaaatttatataaaattggAAGAAGTTTGACataactttatattatattttgttgaaattttcataaatataaatcCAAAAAATCGAAATCTATGATCCCAAATATACAATAAGGGTGCATTGATTTTTTaaataatgtttttattttaattttagaacAAAAGAAATCGTTATTTCGTGCTTTTTGATAGAATATTTCCTTTTGGATTAAAGATTtgaacttaaaaataaaaaatataactttaTTTTATCCTTGTTTGAATACCATcaagaataaaaattaattttagcataattaatatttaagaaaaaataaaatctgATATCGTATGTATTcaaattttattcattaatttaatatatgttttaatattttttaaattcaaaataaccaaacacaataaataaaattcttatttttcttttcttcctctgttttggaaattcaggggagagttgGAAACAAAACAGTAGCTCGCCAATGAAAGTCACTGGTTTCTTCCCACCCCACGCACCCATGAATGCATTGCATGGATACTTGGATGGACATGATCGGAGGCGTTACCTGGAATTTTCATGCCAAAATGGGTAACGTACAGTCACCATGTCACATCAGCTATCGGAAAGTGGAAAATAATTTCAGATTAGGAATTGTCTCTTCCCCGaagtaaaataaaattcccaCTTGCATTTCTCTCACGTGAAAATCAAATTGGCTGTCATCTTGTTCTTTTCTTCGCACTTGGCAGATGCTTCCTGTTCGCCTTTGGCGTTTTCCACACGATCCAAACGCTGGGTTTATCTGTCTTTCTTTTTAAGTTACTATCAAGTAGACTTAAACTGGGCCAACGTCTTTTCTCCCTGTTCAATTCCATGTCGGATTTTCGATTGTTCGGGGTTGTCAGGTGAGTAGCTCATCTGGGTTTTCAGTTTCTCATTTGGAATCGCCATGTTTTCCACATACGAGCGTGCAAACGCTGATTTTCGTTTTTATTGCTCTTGTCAAGGGTTTATGAAGGGTTTTGATTGTTCACTGCGTTCTGTACTTACCGGTAGTACTCTCTGTTTGATTCTTTTCCATCGAATGTTGcgatcattttttaaaattatttccatgAAGTATCTAAGAcgaccaaatttttttttttccctaaacgAATGTTTATTATAAAATAGTTTGTGTGTGGTTCGGGTTTTGATCTGAACAGAGAATCTGATTCTGGTTTTGAGAGTTGTCAATCCAAACGCCTATGTTTGGCCCCTAGTGTAAACCTGTCAGTGATTGAGTCGAATAGTTGGTGAAGTATTTTTCCGCTGTCTATATTCTCCAGTTTCGATAGGAATGTAGCCATTGGATCTTGATTCCTGCATCATGCTTCCATTTTCATGTTACTATTCTTGTATAATTCAGAAGTTCCCATTGTAACACACCTGATCATTCGTATTTAGCAACGCTTCCCTTGGGAGGTTTTGATGGGAAATTCCTCAAGCCCATGAATCATTTCTGCATATCCTGTCCAAGGGCGACAGCCAATCGAATTTTCTTTGGGCGTGGAAAGATCAAATGAGTGTGATTTGGATTCTTTTGTCTTTGTTTCTATCCCTTGGGGCGTGCTCAAATGGGTTGAGAAAGAATGTTTCCTCGAGACCTGCGGTTGTGAATGTTGGAGCTATTTTCTCATTTGACTCTACCATTGGAAAAGTTGCCAAGATTGCAATTGAGGAAGCGGTGAAAGATGTGAACTCTAATTCTAGCATTCTCCACGGAACTAAACTCAAAGTAACGATGAGCAATTCCAATTGCAGTGGGTTTATTGGCATGGTTGGAGGTATGCCCTTTCTGCATCACTTGCTCTAGTTTAGTAGTAGTTGCTGACCTGGCATGCTTGTTTATGAAATTTGTGTTCTAAAAAGATAAATAATATGCTCTGTACATAAAGAACTATTGTTTGTTGATTGCAGCAATGCAATTCATGGAGAACGAAGTCGTTGCCGTTATAGGCCCACAATCTTCCGTAGTTGCCCATGTTATTTCTCATGTTGCAAATGAACTTCAAGTTCCGCTGTTGTCATTTGCAGCAACAGATCCCACTCTTTCTTCTCTACAGTTTCCTTTTTTTGTAAGGACAACACAGAGTGATTTGTACCAGATGAGTGCTATTGCTGAGATTGTTGATTATTATAGTTGGAGGGAAGTCATTGCAATTTTCATTGATGATGATTTTGGACGGAACGGTGTGGCAGCATTGGATGGTGCACTTGCGGAGAGGCGTTGCCGAGTATCCTACAAGTCTGGGATTCCCTCTGGACCTGAAGTTAGTCAGGGTGACATTGAAGATGTTCTGGTTAAGGTTGCATTATTGCAGTCTCGAGTCATTGTTCTGCAATTAAATCCCAATTTGGGTTTCAAGGTTTTTGCTATGGCAAACCATCTTGGAATGATGGGTAATGGGTATGTTTGGATAGCTACAGATTGGCTTTCATCTGTGTTAGATTCATCTTTCCACCTTTCATCAGAGAGCATGGATTTAATGCAAGGAGTTCTTGTTTTGCGTCAACACACCCCAGATTCATACAGAAAAAGGGCCTTCTTTTCTAGGTGGAACAAGCTGACTGGTGGTTCTTTTGGGTTAAATTCTTATGGGCTTAATGCTTATGATACTGTTTGGTTGGTTGCTCATGCCATTGATGCATTTTTTAATCAAGGTGGGACTATCTCGTTTTCTAATGATTCTAGGATAAATTCTGTGGAAGGAGGTAATCTTCACCTTGAAGCAATGAGTATATTTGATGCAGGAGCAGTCTTGCTGAAGAACATATTGCAGACTAATTTTGTGGGTTTAACTGGTCCTTTTAAATTTGACTCAGACAGGTCTCGCATTCTTCCTGCATATGATATTATTAATGTGATTGGGACTGGATTTCGAAGAATTGGTTATTGGTCCAACTATTCTGGTTTGTCAATAGTGCCTCCTGAGACACTCTATGCAAAGCCACCTAATCGTTCAAGTGCAAATCAAAAACTATATAGTGTTGTTTGGCCCGGAGACATGACATCAAAA
The sequence above is a segment of the Malania oleifera isolate guangnan ecotype guangnan chromosome 8, ASM2987363v1, whole genome shotgun sequence genome. Coding sequences within it:
- the LOC131162227 gene encoding glutamate receptor 3.3 isoform X3; protein product: MSVIWILLSLFLSLGACSNGLRKNVSSRPAVVNVGAIFSFDSTIGKVAKIAIEEAVKDVNSNSSILHGTKLKVTMSNSNCSGFIGMVGAMQFMENEVVAVIGPQSSVVAHVISHVANELQVPLLSFAATDPTLSSLQFPFFVRTTQSDLYQMSAIAEIVDYYSWREVIAIFIDDDFGRNGVAALDGALAERRCRVSYKSGIPSGPEVSQGDIEDVLVKVALLQSRVIVLQLNPNLGFKVFAMANHLGMMGNGYVWIATDWLSSVLDSSFHLSSESMDLMQGVLVLRQHTPDSYRKRAFFSRWNKLTGGSFGLNSYGLNAYDTVWLVAHAIDAFFNQGGTISFSNDSRINSVEGGNLHLEAMSIFDAGAVLLKNILQTNFVGLTGPFKFDSDRSRILPAYDIINVIGTGFRRIGYWSNYSGLSIVPPETLYAKPPNRSSANQKLYSVVWPGDMTSKPRGWVFPNNGKLLRIGVPIRVSYKEFVYRVQGTNNFKGFCIDVFAAAVSALPYAVPYQFIPFGDGRQNPSYTELVNSITTGFFDGVVGDIAIVTNRTKIADFTQPYVASGLLVVAPFKESNTGAWAFLQPFTPLMWCVIAGSFLAVGLIVWILEHRINDEFRGPPKRQLVTILWFSFSTLFFAHSKREHYEHPWSSGASYMAFRGPDN